From a single Callithrix jacchus isolate 240 chromosome 5, calJac240_pri, whole genome shotgun sequence genomic region:
- the QTGAL gene encoding queuosine-tRNA galactosyltransferase isoform X5: MMPQRVRLQHEAAVQHPSSIVGCQVRRDPPDSTERYTRWINQLTSEQLLTQVFTANGPTVIMPTWFCSRAWFSHVGPFDEGGRGVPEDLLFFYEHLRKGGSVIRVDQSLLLYRYHPQAATHSVLEATIWTHRVRFLEERALPRWAAFTIWNAGKQGRRLYRSLTAANRRKVVAFCDVDKNKIRKGFYCHEDSQERPKPHIPILHFRAARPPFIICVKLDLTGGAFEDNLRSLHLQEGQDFLHFS; this comes from the exons ATGATGCCCCAGCGGGTGAGGCTACAACACGAGGCTGCCGTCCAGCACCCATCGAGC ATCGTCGGTTGCCAAGTGAGGAGAGATCCCCCTGACTCCACCGAACGATACACACGTTGGATCAACCAGCTGACATCCGAGCAGCTCCTCACCCAG GTTTTCACTGCGAATGGCCCAACGGTGATCATGCCCACCTGGTTCTGCTCTCGTGCGTGGTTTTCCCACGTGGGCCCCTTTGACGAGGGAGGTCGG GGCGTCCCTGAGGACCTGCTGTTCTTCTATGAGCACCTCAGGAAGGGCGGCAGCGTCATCCGCGTGGACCAGAGTCTCCTGCTCTACCGCTACCACCCGCAGGCGGCCACACACTCCGTCCTCGA GGCGACCATCTGGACCCACCGTGTCCGCTTCCTGGAAGAGCGGGCCCTACCCCGCTGGGCAGCCTTCACCATCTGGAACGCCGGCAAGCAGGGGCGCCGGCTATACCGCAGCCTGACCGCCGCCAACCGGCGCAAG GTGGTGGCATTCTGTGACGTGGACAAGAACAAGATCAGGAAAGGCTTCTACTGCCACGAGGACTCCCAG GAAAGGCCCAAGCCCCACATCCCCATCCTGCATTTCCGAGCCGCCCGGCCACCCTTCATCATCTGCGTGAAGCTG GACCTCACAGGGGGAGCCTTTGAGGACAACCTGAGGTCGCTGCACTTGCAGGAGGGCCAGGACTTCCTTCATTTCAGCTGA
- the QTGAL gene encoding queuosine-tRNA galactosyltransferase isoform X6 encodes MPTWFCSRAWFSHVGPFDEGGRGVPEDLLFFYEHLRKGGSVIRVDQSLLLYRYHPQAATHSVLEATIWTHRVRFLEERALPRWAAFTIWNAGKQGRRLYRSLTAANRRKVVAFCDVDKNKIRKGFYCHEDSQERPKPHIPILHFRAARPPFIICVKLDLTGGAFEDNLRSLHLQEGQDFLHFS; translated from the exons ATGCCCACCTGGTTCTGCTCTCGTGCGTGGTTTTCCCACGTGGGCCCCTTTGACGAGGGAGGTCGG GGCGTCCCTGAGGACCTGCTGTTCTTCTATGAGCACCTCAGGAAGGGCGGCAGCGTCATCCGCGTGGACCAGAGTCTCCTGCTCTACCGCTACCACCCGCAGGCGGCCACACACTCCGTCCTCGA GGCGACCATCTGGACCCACCGTGTCCGCTTCCTGGAAGAGCGGGCCCTACCCCGCTGGGCAGCCTTCACCATCTGGAACGCCGGCAAGCAGGGGCGCCGGCTATACCGCAGCCTGACCGCCGCCAACCGGCGCAAG GTGGTGGCATTCTGTGACGTGGACAAGAACAAGATCAGGAAAGGCTTCTACTGCCACGAGGACTCCCAG GAAAGGCCCAAGCCCCACATCCCCATCCTGCATTTCCGAGCCGCCCGGCCACCCTTCATCATCTGCGTGAAGCTG GACCTCACAGGGGGAGCCTTTGAGGACAACCTGAGGTCGCTGCACTTGCAGGAGGGCCAGGACTTCCTTCATTTCAGCTGA